One Aegilops tauschii subsp. strangulata cultivar AL8/78 chromosome 7, Aet v6.0, whole genome shotgun sequence genomic window carries:
- the LOC109782589 gene encoding uncharacterized protein gives MSSNPSYQQQLGLDAMTTCFFGGSGMIGSSEAPFFYPGMPHDAGFGSGGAEVAAHFMASSAVMVTSPANQLVWSAAPSRDSHQASMSTDEMNDDAYAVAGESCSTVHSMLPSASGSADFFQYGPAEVTIAQPSKMAKLITGEPHCGWPYDGPSAASTHQPYYLTAFSGGGDLPDAVAGAASGLSLRLGAQSSSVTMASMPEQSSEVSCSGLTHVNSEGFGYQQPQAVRAHAGAGQFHLPPYGEVGAGDYELRHVYPQMYSRAPHFSQVLPRSGYAHIAQELLNGFAGCLLKDVAEMTDDSVSDIGSEASLLLSSSCSARTPSSVSSNQLMLPSDEHSADGGRWMEAQRVRNDLLKLLQLMDQRCNRCFDDIQTTASKFSSMVAHPGGGGGAIAPPPFAQRALSAVYRRLRKRITGLIVAVAQRSGGHGEPSSLADKERSWESSFIQKHWALQQLRRGDQQSWRPQRGLPEKSVAVLKAWMFENFLRPYPKDHEKDMLAARSGLSRSQVSNWFINARVRLWKPMIEEMYEELKRSSGRGDAEHQSSKDVVG, from the exons ATGTCTAGCAATCCATCCTATCAGCAGCAGCTGGGGCTGGATGCCATGACCACTTGTTTCTTCGGCGGCAGCGGCATGATCGGTTCTTCCGAAGCGCCATTCTTCTACCCAGGCATGCCGCACGATGCGGGCTTCggctccggcggcgcggaggtGGCCGCGCATTTCATGGCCAGCAGCGCCGTGATGGTCACTTCGCCGGCGAACCAGCTCGTGTGGTCCGCCGCTCCTTCGCGGGACAGCCACCAAGCGAGCATGTCCACGGACGAGATGAACGACGACGCCTAcgccgtcgccggcgagagctgcAGCACCGTGCACTCCATGCTCCCTTCCGCCTCCGGCTCGGCGGACTTCTTCCAATACGGGCCGGCGGAGGTCACCATCGCCCAGCCGTCAAAGATGGCCAAGCTCATTACGGGAGAGCCGCACTGCGGCTGGCCCTACGACGGACCGAGCGCTGCCTCGACCCACCAGCCGTATTACCTGACGGCGTtctccggcggcggcgacctTCCGGACGCGGTCGCCGGCGCGGCGAGCGGCCTGTCGCTCAGGCTAGGTGCCCAGTCTTCCTCGGTCACCATGGCGAGCATGCCGGAGCAGTCCTCGGAGGTGAGCTGCTCCGGCCTGACCCATGTGAACAGCGAAGGCTTTGGCTACCAGCAGCCTCAGGCCGTCAGGGCTCACGCCGGCGCCGGCCAGTTCCATCTGCCTCCTTACGGCGAGGTCGGTGCCGGCGACTACGAGCTGCGGCACGTGTACCCACAGATGTACTCGAGGGCTCCGCACTTCTCGCAGGTGCTGCCGCGGTCGGGATACGCGCACATTGCCCAGGAGCTGCTGAATGGGTTCGCCGGCTGCCTGCTGAAGGACGTGGCCGAGATGACTGACGATTCAGTCAGCGACATTGGCAGCGAGGCGAGCCTCCTGCTCTCCTCGAGCTGCTCGGCGAGGACGCCGTCGTCGGTGAGCTCCAACCAGCTGATGCTGCCCTCCGACGAGCACTCAGCCGACGGCGGGAGGTGGATGGAGGCTCAGAGGGTGAGGAACGATCTCCTGAAACTGCTGCAGCTG ATGGATCAAAGGTGCAACCGGTGCTTCGACGACATCCAGACGACGGCGTCCAAGTTCAGCAGCATGGTGGCGCAtccgggcggcggaggcggcgccatcgcgccgccgccgttcgcgcAGCGCGCGCTCTCCGCGGTGTACCGGAGGCTGAGGAAGCGGATCACGGGCCTGATCGTGGCGGTGGCGCAGAGGTCCGGCGGGCACGGGGAGCCGTCGTCGCTGGCGGACAAGGAGCGGAGCTGGGAGTCGTCCTTCATCCAGAAGCACTGGGCGCTGCAGCAGCTCCGGCGCGGCGACCAGCAGTCGTGGCGGCCCCAGCGCGGCCTGCCGGAGAAGTCCGTCGCCGTGCTCAAAGCCTGGATGTTCGAGAACTTCCTCCGCCC GTACCCGAAAGACCACGAGAAGGACATGCTGGCGGCGAG